Proteins encoded by one window of Xenopus tropicalis strain Nigerian chromosome 6, UCB_Xtro_10.0, whole genome shotgun sequence:
- the LOC100496042 gene encoding gastrula zinc finger protein xFG20-1 isoform X2 translates to MSRTLPVQMHLTYSDLAVYFSEEEWKDLEGWQKEMYKEVMKDNYENLRSLGIQVPKPDVFLKFRRGKKEVGEAIPCNTGSTKEKQIEPKLQPIILQQQDLITDSKEGTPEGKSPQCLKCGNLEDCNCYIFKCNAKRPYSCIDCGKSYRKHSLLIVHQKSHFKGQAYKCECCEKSFIKPSHLQRHVKTHREYKCPECEECFRNISLFYKHVKLQHKGRGYKCHTCLEVFPLRSDIMKHQESHKTVHQCGQCKAVYTRLGSFKKHMSTHLPQIATSQSTSNSENGEIQKFLQITTSHSMPSSENGKTQEFPQTTTSQSTFSSVNENTQTVPQTTTNHGKYSEHGNTQTFPQTTTSHGTFRSENRKNRKFPQTTVNHGSFSSENGNTQTFPQTTISHGTFRSENRKNRKCPKTAVSHGGFSSDNGNIQTFPQTTTIHGGFSPENGNTQTFPQTTTSHGTFRSENRKKRKFPQTAVSHGGFSSDNGNFQTFPQATTIHGGFSPENGNTQTFPQTAVSHGTLSSESGNTQTFPQTTTSHGTFSSKNTKKFLHQEERDQNKMDRSGHPLISDHAHELKQNKPIKKETVKRKVDRFSSDRPFVDFQTKAKTHRQANVSEDLLQRLQSQRPKTTKNTKHQVTQNTTMNLIAPHKVELIPQPTAPTSNNKSLTSQSSTYLEKAEEDLFTCKKCKKRYRHRTSLLRHKKSHTQRYTCHACGETFPKLVLVYLHRMVHTGKKRHACRFCQKRFSVRSLLLLHRKTHKIWEPDLLLNIGQGNLLEIQQRAMEHEVHVDLKENRFLMEHSYHCTPASGSGCRATGPRPALQEARKCRDYVKKIRYRNYEPRDSN, encoded by the exons ATGTCCCGGACACTCCCCGTGCAG ATGCACCTGACCTACAGTGACCTGGCAGTTTACTTTTCAGAGGAAGAATGGAAGGATCTGGAAGGCTGGCAGAAGGAGATGTACAAAGAAGTCATGAAAGACAACTACGAGAATCTGCGATCTCTTG GAATTCAGGTTCCTAAACCAGACGTGTTCCTGAAGTTCCGACGAGGAAAGAAAGAGGTCGGGGAAGCCATCCCATGTA ATACCGGATCAACCAAAGAGAAACAAATTGAACCTAAACTACAGCCAATCATTTTGCAGCAGCAGGACCTTATTACTGACTCTAAGGAAGGAACTCCTGAAGGCAAATCTCCACAATGTCTAAAGTGCGGGAACCTGGAGGACTGCAACTGTTACATATTCAAATGCAACGCAAAGAGACCATACAGCTGTATAGACTGCGGCAAGTCCTACAGAAAACACTCGTTGCTGATTGTGCATCAAAAGAGCCACTTCAAAGGCCAAGCCTACAAGTGCGAGTGTTGCGAGAAGAGTTTCATTAAGCCGTCCCACTTACAGAGACATGTGAAGACCCATCGGGAGTACAAGTGTCCGGAGTGTGAGGAATGTTTCAGGAATATAAGTCTGTTTTATAAACATGTCAAATTACAGCACAAAGGGAGGGGGTACAAGTGCCACACGTGTCTGGAGGTCTTCCCGTTGCGATCAGATATCATGAAGCACCAAGAATCCCACAAGACAGTCCATCAGTGTGGACAATGTAAGGCAGTCTACACAAGACTTGGTTCTTTTAAGAAACACATGAGCACACATCTTCCTCAAATAGCAACCAGTCAAAGTACCTCTAATTCAGAAAATGGAGAAATTCAGAAGTTCCTTCAAATAACGACCAGTCATAGTATGCCCAGCTCAGAGAATGGAAAGACTCAGGAGTTCCCACAAACAACCACCAGTCAGAGTACCTTCAGCTCAGTGAATGAAAACACTCAGACAGTCCCTCAAACAACCACCAATCATGGTAAGTACTCAGAGCATGGAAACACTCAGACGTTCCCTCAAACAACCACTAGTCATGGTACCTTCAGGTCAGAGAATAGAAAAAATCGGAAGTTCCCTCAAACAACAGTCAATCATGGTAGCTTCAGCTCAGAGAATGGAAACACGCAGACGTTCCCTCAAACAACCATTAGTCATGGTACCTTCAGGTCAGAGAATAGAAAAAATCGTAAGTGCCCTAAAACAGCAGTCAGTCATGGTGGCTTCAGCTCCGATAATGGAAACATTCAGACGTTCCCTCAAACAACCACCATTCATGGTGGCTTCAGCCCTGAGAATGGTAACACTCAGACATTCCCTCAAACAACCACCAGTCATGGTACCTTCAGGTCAGAGAATAGAAAAAAACGGAAGTTCCCTCAAACAGCAGTCAGTCATGGTGGCTTCAGCTCCGATAATGGAAACTTTCAGACGTTCCCTCAAGCAACCACCATTCATGGTGGCTTCAGTCCTGAGAATGGTAACACTCAGACGTTCCCTCAAACAGCAGTCAGTCATGGCACCCTTAGCTCAGAGAGTGGAAACACTCAGACGTTCCCTCAAACAACCACCAGTCATGGCACCTTCAGCTCAAAGAATACAAAGAAGTTCCTTCATCAGGAAGAAAGGGACCAGAACAAAATGGACAGAAGTGGTCATCCTCTCATTTCTGATCATGCACATGAGCTTAAACAAAATAAGCCAATCAAAAAAGAAACTGTAAAGCGGAAAGTGGACAGATTTTCCTCTGACCGGCCATTTGTGGACTTTCAAACAAAAGCCAAGACTCATAGACAAGCCAATGTTTCTGAGGACCTACTGCAGAGACTGCAGTCCCAACGGCCAAAGACAACAAAGAACACTAAGCACCAGGTGACCCAAAATACAACGATGAACTTGATTGCCCCACACAAAGTAGAGCTCATACCCCAGCCAACAGCCCCTACCTCAAATAACAAATCATTGACGTCACAATCTTCCACCTATCTCGAAAAGGCAGAAGAAGACTTATTCAcctgcaaaaagtgcaaaaagcgTTACAGGCACCGCACGTCGTTACTCCGGCACAAGAAGTCTCACACGCAGAGGTATACGTGCCACGCGTGTGGGGAGACCTTCCCTAAACTGGTACTCGTGTATCTTCATAGGATGGTGCACACTGGGAAAAAACGCCACGCGTGCCGGTTCTGCCAGAAACGATTTAGCGTCAGGTCCCTCCTTCTCCTCCATCGGAAGACTCATAAGATTTGGGAACCCGATCTGCTGCTCAACATCGGCCAGGGAAATCTGCTTGAAATCCAGCAAAGAGCTATGGAACATGAGGTCCACGTGGATTTAAAAGAAAACCGTTTCTTAATGGAACATTCCTATCACTGCACACCCGCCTCAGGTTCCGGCTGTAGGGCCACGGGCCCCAGACCCGCCCTGCAAGAGGCGCGCAAGTGTAGGGACTACGTAAAAAAGATTCGTTACAGGAATTACGAACCAAGAGACAGTAATTAA
- the LOC100496042 gene encoding gastrula zinc finger protein xFG20-1 isoform X1 encodes MGATRMSEEDWLHTLSYAQQMHLTYSDLAVYFSEEEWKDLEGWQKEMYKEVMKDNYENLRSLGIQVPKPDVFLKFRRGKKEVGEAIPCNTGSTKEKQIEPKLQPIILQQQDLITDSKEGTPEGKSPQCLKCGNLEDCNCYIFKCNAKRPYSCIDCGKSYRKHSLLIVHQKSHFKGQAYKCECCEKSFIKPSHLQRHVKTHREYKCPECEECFRNISLFYKHVKLQHKGRGYKCHTCLEVFPLRSDIMKHQESHKTVHQCGQCKAVYTRLGSFKKHMSTHLPQIATSQSTSNSENGEIQKFLQITTSHSMPSSENGKTQEFPQTTTSQSTFSSVNENTQTVPQTTTNHGKYSEHGNTQTFPQTTTSHGTFRSENRKNRKFPQTTVNHGSFSSENGNTQTFPQTTISHGTFRSENRKNRKCPKTAVSHGGFSSDNGNIQTFPQTTTIHGGFSPENGNTQTFPQTTTSHGTFRSENRKKRKFPQTAVSHGGFSSDNGNFQTFPQATTIHGGFSPENGNTQTFPQTAVSHGTLSSESGNTQTFPQTTTSHGTFSSKNTKKFLHQEERDQNKMDRSGHPLISDHAHELKQNKPIKKETVKRKVDRFSSDRPFVDFQTKAKTHRQANVSEDLLQRLQSQRPKTTKNTKHQVTQNTTMNLIAPHKVELIPQPTAPTSNNKSLTSQSSTYLEKAEEDLFTCKKCKKRYRHRTSLLRHKKSHTQRYTCHACGETFPKLVLVYLHRMVHTGKKRHACRFCQKRFSVRSLLLLHRKTHKIWEPDLLLNIGQGNLLEIQQRAMEHEVHVDLKENRFLMEHSYHCTPASGSGCRATGPRPALQEARKCRDYVKKIRYRNYEPRDSN; translated from the exons ATGGGAGCTACTAGAATGTCTGAAGAGGACTGGTTGCATACACTTAGCTATGCCCAACAG ATGCACCTGACCTACAGTGACCTGGCAGTTTACTTTTCAGAGGAAGAATGGAAGGATCTGGAAGGCTGGCAGAAGGAGATGTACAAAGAAGTCATGAAAGACAACTACGAGAATCTGCGATCTCTTG GAATTCAGGTTCCTAAACCAGACGTGTTCCTGAAGTTCCGACGAGGAAAGAAAGAGGTCGGGGAAGCCATCCCATGTA ATACCGGATCAACCAAAGAGAAACAAATTGAACCTAAACTACAGCCAATCATTTTGCAGCAGCAGGACCTTATTACTGACTCTAAGGAAGGAACTCCTGAAGGCAAATCTCCACAATGTCTAAAGTGCGGGAACCTGGAGGACTGCAACTGTTACATATTCAAATGCAACGCAAAGAGACCATACAGCTGTATAGACTGCGGCAAGTCCTACAGAAAACACTCGTTGCTGATTGTGCATCAAAAGAGCCACTTCAAAGGCCAAGCCTACAAGTGCGAGTGTTGCGAGAAGAGTTTCATTAAGCCGTCCCACTTACAGAGACATGTGAAGACCCATCGGGAGTACAAGTGTCCGGAGTGTGAGGAATGTTTCAGGAATATAAGTCTGTTTTATAAACATGTCAAATTACAGCACAAAGGGAGGGGGTACAAGTGCCACACGTGTCTGGAGGTCTTCCCGTTGCGATCAGATATCATGAAGCACCAAGAATCCCACAAGACAGTCCATCAGTGTGGACAATGTAAGGCAGTCTACACAAGACTTGGTTCTTTTAAGAAACACATGAGCACACATCTTCCTCAAATAGCAACCAGTCAAAGTACCTCTAATTCAGAAAATGGAGAAATTCAGAAGTTCCTTCAAATAACGACCAGTCATAGTATGCCCAGCTCAGAGAATGGAAAGACTCAGGAGTTCCCACAAACAACCACCAGTCAGAGTACCTTCAGCTCAGTGAATGAAAACACTCAGACAGTCCCTCAAACAACCACCAATCATGGTAAGTACTCAGAGCATGGAAACACTCAGACGTTCCCTCAAACAACCACTAGTCATGGTACCTTCAGGTCAGAGAATAGAAAAAATCGGAAGTTCCCTCAAACAACAGTCAATCATGGTAGCTTCAGCTCAGAGAATGGAAACACGCAGACGTTCCCTCAAACAACCATTAGTCATGGTACCTTCAGGTCAGAGAATAGAAAAAATCGTAAGTGCCCTAAAACAGCAGTCAGTCATGGTGGCTTCAGCTCCGATAATGGAAACATTCAGACGTTCCCTCAAACAACCACCATTCATGGTGGCTTCAGCCCTGAGAATGGTAACACTCAGACATTCCCTCAAACAACCACCAGTCATGGTACCTTCAGGTCAGAGAATAGAAAAAAACGGAAGTTCCCTCAAACAGCAGTCAGTCATGGTGGCTTCAGCTCCGATAATGGAAACTTTCAGACGTTCCCTCAAGCAACCACCATTCATGGTGGCTTCAGTCCTGAGAATGGTAACACTCAGACGTTCCCTCAAACAGCAGTCAGTCATGGCACCCTTAGCTCAGAGAGTGGAAACACTCAGACGTTCCCTCAAACAACCACCAGTCATGGCACCTTCAGCTCAAAGAATACAAAGAAGTTCCTTCATCAGGAAGAAAGGGACCAGAACAAAATGGACAGAAGTGGTCATCCTCTCATTTCTGATCATGCACATGAGCTTAAACAAAATAAGCCAATCAAAAAAGAAACTGTAAAGCGGAAAGTGGACAGATTTTCCTCTGACCGGCCATTTGTGGACTTTCAAACAAAAGCCAAGACTCATAGACAAGCCAATGTTTCTGAGGACCTACTGCAGAGACTGCAGTCCCAACGGCCAAAGACAACAAAGAACACTAAGCACCAGGTGACCCAAAATACAACGATGAACTTGATTGCCCCACACAAAGTAGAGCTCATACCCCAGCCAACAGCCCCTACCTCAAATAACAAATCATTGACGTCACAATCTTCCACCTATCTCGAAAAGGCAGAAGAAGACTTATTCAcctgcaaaaagtgcaaaaagcgTTACAGGCACCGCACGTCGTTACTCCGGCACAAGAAGTCTCACACGCAGAGGTATACGTGCCACGCGTGTGGGGAGACCTTCCCTAAACTGGTACTCGTGTATCTTCATAGGATGGTGCACACTGGGAAAAAACGCCACGCGTGCCGGTTCTGCCAGAAACGATTTAGCGTCAGGTCCCTCCTTCTCCTCCATCGGAAGACTCATAAGATTTGGGAACCCGATCTGCTGCTCAACATCGGCCAGGGAAATCTGCTTGAAATCCAGCAAAGAGCTATGGAACATGAGGTCCACGTGGATTTAAAAGAAAACCGTTTCTTAATGGAACATTCCTATCACTGCACACCCGCCTCAGGTTCCGGCTGTAGGGCCACGGGCCCCAGACCCGCCCTGCAAGAGGCGCGCAAGTGTAGGGACTACGTAAAAAAGATTCGTTACAGGAATTACGAACCAAGAGACAGTAATTAA
- the LOC100496042 gene encoding gastrula zinc finger protein xFG20-1 isoform X4 yields MYKEVMKDNYENLRSLGIQVPKPDVFLKFRRGKKEVGEAIPCNTGSTKEKQIEPKLQPIILQQQDLITDSKEGTPEGKSPQCLKCGNLEDCNCYIFKCNAKRPYSCIDCGKSYRKHSLLIVHQKSHFKGQAYKCECCEKSFIKPSHLQRHVKTHREYKCPECEECFRNISLFYKHVKLQHKGRGYKCHTCLEVFPLRSDIMKHQESHKTVHQCGQCKAVYTRLGSFKKHMSTHLPQIATSQSTSNSENGEIQKFLQITTSHSMPSSENGKTQEFPQTTTSQSTFSSVNENTQTVPQTTTNHGKYSEHGNTQTFPQTTTSHGTFRSENRKNRKFPQTTVNHGSFSSENGNTQTFPQTTISHGTFRSENRKNRKCPKTAVSHGGFSSDNGNIQTFPQTTTIHGGFSPENGNTQTFPQTTTSHGTFRSENRKKRKFPQTAVSHGGFSSDNGNFQTFPQATTIHGGFSPENGNTQTFPQTAVSHGTLSSESGNTQTFPQTTTSHGTFSSKNTKKFLHQEERDQNKMDRSGHPLISDHAHELKQNKPIKKETVKRKVDRFSSDRPFVDFQTKAKTHRQANVSEDLLQRLQSQRPKTTKNTKHQVTQNTTMNLIAPHKVELIPQPTAPTSNNKSLTSQSSTYLEKAEEDLFTCKKCKKRYRHRTSLLRHKKSHTQRYTCHACGETFPKLVLVYLHRMVHTGKKRHACRFCQKRFSVRSLLLLHRKTHKIWEPDLLLNIGQGNLLEIQQRAMEHEVHVDLKENRFLMEHSYHCTPASGSGCRATGPRPALQEARKCRDYVKKIRYRNYEPRDSN; encoded by the exons ATGTACAAAGAAGTCATGAAAGACAACTACGAGAATCTGCGATCTCTTG GAATTCAGGTTCCTAAACCAGACGTGTTCCTGAAGTTCCGACGAGGAAAGAAAGAGGTCGGGGAAGCCATCCCATGTA ATACCGGATCAACCAAAGAGAAACAAATTGAACCTAAACTACAGCCAATCATTTTGCAGCAGCAGGACCTTATTACTGACTCTAAGGAAGGAACTCCTGAAGGCAAATCTCCACAATGTCTAAAGTGCGGGAACCTGGAGGACTGCAACTGTTACATATTCAAATGCAACGCAAAGAGACCATACAGCTGTATAGACTGCGGCAAGTCCTACAGAAAACACTCGTTGCTGATTGTGCATCAAAAGAGCCACTTCAAAGGCCAAGCCTACAAGTGCGAGTGTTGCGAGAAGAGTTTCATTAAGCCGTCCCACTTACAGAGACATGTGAAGACCCATCGGGAGTACAAGTGTCCGGAGTGTGAGGAATGTTTCAGGAATATAAGTCTGTTTTATAAACATGTCAAATTACAGCACAAAGGGAGGGGGTACAAGTGCCACACGTGTCTGGAGGTCTTCCCGTTGCGATCAGATATCATGAAGCACCAAGAATCCCACAAGACAGTCCATCAGTGTGGACAATGTAAGGCAGTCTACACAAGACTTGGTTCTTTTAAGAAACACATGAGCACACATCTTCCTCAAATAGCAACCAGTCAAAGTACCTCTAATTCAGAAAATGGAGAAATTCAGAAGTTCCTTCAAATAACGACCAGTCATAGTATGCCCAGCTCAGAGAATGGAAAGACTCAGGAGTTCCCACAAACAACCACCAGTCAGAGTACCTTCAGCTCAGTGAATGAAAACACTCAGACAGTCCCTCAAACAACCACCAATCATGGTAAGTACTCAGAGCATGGAAACACTCAGACGTTCCCTCAAACAACCACTAGTCATGGTACCTTCAGGTCAGAGAATAGAAAAAATCGGAAGTTCCCTCAAACAACAGTCAATCATGGTAGCTTCAGCTCAGAGAATGGAAACACGCAGACGTTCCCTCAAACAACCATTAGTCATGGTACCTTCAGGTCAGAGAATAGAAAAAATCGTAAGTGCCCTAAAACAGCAGTCAGTCATGGTGGCTTCAGCTCCGATAATGGAAACATTCAGACGTTCCCTCAAACAACCACCATTCATGGTGGCTTCAGCCCTGAGAATGGTAACACTCAGACATTCCCTCAAACAACCACCAGTCATGGTACCTTCAGGTCAGAGAATAGAAAAAAACGGAAGTTCCCTCAAACAGCAGTCAGTCATGGTGGCTTCAGCTCCGATAATGGAAACTTTCAGACGTTCCCTCAAGCAACCACCATTCATGGTGGCTTCAGTCCTGAGAATGGTAACACTCAGACGTTCCCTCAAACAGCAGTCAGTCATGGCACCCTTAGCTCAGAGAGTGGAAACACTCAGACGTTCCCTCAAACAACCACCAGTCATGGCACCTTCAGCTCAAAGAATACAAAGAAGTTCCTTCATCAGGAAGAAAGGGACCAGAACAAAATGGACAGAAGTGGTCATCCTCTCATTTCTGATCATGCACATGAGCTTAAACAAAATAAGCCAATCAAAAAAGAAACTGTAAAGCGGAAAGTGGACAGATTTTCCTCTGACCGGCCATTTGTGGACTTTCAAACAAAAGCCAAGACTCATAGACAAGCCAATGTTTCTGAGGACCTACTGCAGAGACTGCAGTCCCAACGGCCAAAGACAACAAAGAACACTAAGCACCAGGTGACCCAAAATACAACGATGAACTTGATTGCCCCACACAAAGTAGAGCTCATACCCCAGCCAACAGCCCCTACCTCAAATAACAAATCATTGACGTCACAATCTTCCACCTATCTCGAAAAGGCAGAAGAAGACTTATTCAcctgcaaaaagtgcaaaaagcgTTACAGGCACCGCACGTCGTTACTCCGGCACAAGAAGTCTCACACGCAGAGGTATACGTGCCACGCGTGTGGGGAGACCTTCCCTAAACTGGTACTCGTGTATCTTCATAGGATGGTGCACACTGGGAAAAAACGCCACGCGTGCCGGTTCTGCCAGAAACGATTTAGCGTCAGGTCCCTCCTTCTCCTCCATCGGAAGACTCATAAGATTTGGGAACCCGATCTGCTGCTCAACATCGGCCAGGGAAATCTGCTTGAAATCCAGCAAAGAGCTATGGAACATGAGGTCCACGTGGATTTAAAAGAAAACCGTTTCTTAATGGAACATTCCTATCACTGCACACCCGCCTCAGGTTCCGGCTGTAGGGCCACGGGCCCCAGACCCGCCCTGCAAGAGGCGCGCAAGTGTAGGGACTACGTAAAAAAGATTCGTTACAGGAATTACGAACCAAGAGACAGTAATTAA
- the LOC100496042 gene encoding zinc finger protein 816 isoform X3, with product MGATRMSEEDWLHTLSYAQQMHLTYSDLAVYFSEEEWKDLEGWQKEMYKEVMKDNYENLRSLDTGSTKEKQIEPKLQPIILQQQDLITDSKEGTPEGKSPQCLKCGNLEDCNCYIFKCNAKRPYSCIDCGKSYRKHSLLIVHQKSHFKGQAYKCECCEKSFIKPSHLQRHVKTHREYKCPECEECFRNISLFYKHVKLQHKGRGYKCHTCLEVFPLRSDIMKHQESHKTVHQCGQCKAVYTRLGSFKKHMSTHLPQIATSQSTSNSENGEIQKFLQITTSHSMPSSENGKTQEFPQTTTSQSTFSSVNENTQTVPQTTTNHGKYSEHGNTQTFPQTTTSHGTFRSENRKNRKFPQTTVNHGSFSSENGNTQTFPQTTISHGTFRSENRKNRKCPKTAVSHGGFSSDNGNIQTFPQTTTIHGGFSPENGNTQTFPQTTTSHGTFRSENRKKRKFPQTAVSHGGFSSDNGNFQTFPQATTIHGGFSPENGNTQTFPQTAVSHGTLSSESGNTQTFPQTTTSHGTFSSKNTKKFLHQEERDQNKMDRSGHPLISDHAHELKQNKPIKKETVKRKVDRFSSDRPFVDFQTKAKTHRQANVSEDLLQRLQSQRPKTTKNTKHQVTQNTTMNLIAPHKVELIPQPTAPTSNNKSLTSQSSTYLEKAEEDLFTCKKCKKRYRHRTSLLRHKKSHTQRYTCHACGETFPKLVLVYLHRMVHTGKKRHACRFCQKRFSVRSLLLLHRKTHKIWEPDLLLNIGQGNLLEIQQRAMEHEVHVDLKENRFLMEHSYHCTPASGSGCRATGPRPALQEARKCRDYVKKIRYRNYEPRDSN from the exons ATGGGAGCTACTAGAATGTCTGAAGAGGACTGGTTGCATACACTTAGCTATGCCCAACAG ATGCACCTGACCTACAGTGACCTGGCAGTTTACTTTTCAGAGGAAGAATGGAAGGATCTGGAAGGCTGGCAGAAGGAGATGTACAAAGAAGTCATGAAAGACAACTACGAGAATCTGCGATCTCTTG ATACCGGATCAACCAAAGAGAAACAAATTGAACCTAAACTACAGCCAATCATTTTGCAGCAGCAGGACCTTATTACTGACTCTAAGGAAGGAACTCCTGAAGGCAAATCTCCACAATGTCTAAAGTGCGGGAACCTGGAGGACTGCAACTGTTACATATTCAAATGCAACGCAAAGAGACCATACAGCTGTATAGACTGCGGCAAGTCCTACAGAAAACACTCGTTGCTGATTGTGCATCAAAAGAGCCACTTCAAAGGCCAAGCCTACAAGTGCGAGTGTTGCGAGAAGAGTTTCATTAAGCCGTCCCACTTACAGAGACATGTGAAGACCCATCGGGAGTACAAGTGTCCGGAGTGTGAGGAATGTTTCAGGAATATAAGTCTGTTTTATAAACATGTCAAATTACAGCACAAAGGGAGGGGGTACAAGTGCCACACGTGTCTGGAGGTCTTCCCGTTGCGATCAGATATCATGAAGCACCAAGAATCCCACAAGACAGTCCATCAGTGTGGACAATGTAAGGCAGTCTACACAAGACTTGGTTCTTTTAAGAAACACATGAGCACACATCTTCCTCAAATAGCAACCAGTCAAAGTACCTCTAATTCAGAAAATGGAGAAATTCAGAAGTTCCTTCAAATAACGACCAGTCATAGTATGCCCAGCTCAGAGAATGGAAAGACTCAGGAGTTCCCACAAACAACCACCAGTCAGAGTACCTTCAGCTCAGTGAATGAAAACACTCAGACAGTCCCTCAAACAACCACCAATCATGGTAAGTACTCAGAGCATGGAAACACTCAGACGTTCCCTCAAACAACCACTAGTCATGGTACCTTCAGGTCAGAGAATAGAAAAAATCGGAAGTTCCCTCAAACAACAGTCAATCATGGTAGCTTCAGCTCAGAGAATGGAAACACGCAGACGTTCCCTCAAACAACCATTAGTCATGGTACCTTCAGGTCAGAGAATAGAAAAAATCGTAAGTGCCCTAAAACAGCAGTCAGTCATGGTGGCTTCAGCTCCGATAATGGAAACATTCAGACGTTCCCTCAAACAACCACCATTCATGGTGGCTTCAGCCCTGAGAATGGTAACACTCAGACATTCCCTCAAACAACCACCAGTCATGGTACCTTCAGGTCAGAGAATAGAAAAAAACGGAAGTTCCCTCAAACAGCAGTCAGTCATGGTGGCTTCAGCTCCGATAATGGAAACTTTCAGACGTTCCCTCAAGCAACCACCATTCATGGTGGCTTCAGTCCTGAGAATGGTAACACTCAGACGTTCCCTCAAACAGCAGTCAGTCATGGCACCCTTAGCTCAGAGAGTGGAAACACTCAGACGTTCCCTCAAACAACCACCAGTCATGGCACCTTCAGCTCAAAGAATACAAAGAAGTTCCTTCATCAGGAAGAAAGGGACCAGAACAAAATGGACAGAAGTGGTCATCCTCTCATTTCTGATCATGCACATGAGCTTAAACAAAATAAGCCAATCAAAAAAGAAACTGTAAAGCGGAAAGTGGACAGATTTTCCTCTGACCGGCCATTTGTGGACTTTCAAACAAAAGCCAAGACTCATAGACAAGCCAATGTTTCTGAGGACCTACTGCAGAGACTGCAGTCCCAACGGCCAAAGACAACAAAGAACACTAAGCACCAGGTGACCCAAAATACAACGATGAACTTGATTGCCCCACACAAAGTAGAGCTCATACCCCAGCCAACAGCCCCTACCTCAAATAACAAATCATTGACGTCACAATCTTCCACCTATCTCGAAAAGGCAGAAGAAGACTTATTCAcctgcaaaaagtgcaaaaagcgTTACAGGCACCGCACGTCGTTACTCCGGCACAAGAAGTCTCACACGCAGAGGTATACGTGCCACGCGTGTGGGGAGACCTTCCCTAAACTGGTACTCGTGTATCTTCATAGGATGGTGCACACTGGGAAAAAACGCCACGCGTGCCGGTTCTGCCAGAAACGATTTAGCGTCAGGTCCCTCCTTCTCCTCCATCGGAAGACTCATAAGATTTGGGAACCCGATCTGCTGCTCAACATCGGCCAGGGAAATCTGCTTGAAATCCAGCAAAGAGCTATGGAACATGAGGTCCACGTGGATTTAAAAGAAAACCGTTTCTTAATGGAACATTCCTATCACTGCACACCCGCCTCAGGTTCCGGCTGTAGGGCCACGGGCCCCAGACCCGCCCTGCAAGAGGCGCGCAAGTGTAGGGACTACGTAAAAAAGATTCGTTACAGGAATTACGAACCAAGAGACAGTAATTAA